A genome region from Sphingobium sp. WTD-1 includes the following:
- a CDS encoding zf-TFIIB domain-containing protein, protein MTNRTPSNGLACPACKVDLLMSERQGIEIDYCPQCRGVWLDRGELDKIIERSISETQPVERREGTLGVSGSKHGSDRSDGHGSRGGHHGRRKGFLRELFD, encoded by the coding sequence ATGACGAACCGTACCCCTTCGAACGGACTGGCCTGTCCGGCGTGCAAGGTCGACCTGCTCATGAGCGAACGACAGGGCATCGAGATCGACTATTGCCCTCAGTGTCGTGGCGTTTGGCTCGACCGCGGTGAACTCGACAAGATCATCGAACGCAGCATCAGCGAAACTCAGCCGGTCGAACGGCGTGAAGGCACGCTGGGTGTGTCCGGCTCAAAGCATGGAAGCGATCGTAGTGACGGCCATGGATCTCGGGGCGGCCATCATGGTCGTCGCAAGGGCTTCCTGCGCGAACTGTTCGACTGA
- a CDS encoding cation transporter has product MDSATTGADQGMERKTLWIVLILNVLISAAFFVVGFTGDSSALIANGVDNLSDALVYALSLVALSRGVMWKSRAAMFSGSMLLVFAVGILVDVGRRYVYGSEPIGTAMMAMSAVAAVVNFICLRLLQRLEQPDVNMRAATTFSFNDFISNGGILIAGVLVWWLGTNWPDLLVGVATALIAIKGGIEILKDARSEIREAKGRPEIKEA; this is encoded by the coding sequence ATGGATAGCGCAACGACTGGCGCCGATCAGGGAATGGAGCGCAAGACGCTCTGGATCGTGCTGATCCTGAATGTCCTCATATCTGCTGCCTTCTTTGTCGTGGGCTTCACTGGAGACTCCAGCGCGCTCATCGCCAATGGTGTCGACAATTTGTCGGATGCTCTCGTCTATGCTCTGAGCCTAGTAGCCCTGAGCCGAGGCGTCATGTGGAAGAGCCGGGCGGCAATGTTCTCCGGCTCTATGCTGTTGGTCTTCGCAGTCGGCATCCTCGTCGATGTCGGTCGTCGATATGTCTACGGCAGCGAGCCCATTGGCACAGCGATGATGGCGATGTCGGCCGTGGCAGCCGTCGTCAACTTCATCTGCCTGAGGCTGCTGCAACGGCTTGAGCAGCCAGACGTCAACATGCGCGCAGCTACAACCTTTAGCTTCAACGACTTCATTTCGAATGGCGGCATTTTGATCGCCGGCGTGCTGGTCTGGTGGCTCGGCACAAACTGGCCGGATCTTCTCGTCGGTGTCGCTACTGCGCTGATCGCCATCAAGGGCGGGATCGAGATCCTCAAGGACGCCCGTAGCGAAATTCGGGAGGCCAAGGGCCGCCCAGAAATCAAGGAGGCCTGA
- a CDS encoding CusA/CzcA family heavy metal efflux RND transporter: protein MIAPIVTWAVHKRWLVLLLTAIAAVIGAAALSRLPIDAVPDITNNQVQINVRAPALSPELVEKQVAFPIETALAGIPGLEYSRSLSRNGFAQVTAVFSDQTDIFFARQQVGERLTGVSENLPDGVTPEMGPIATGLGEVYMWTVRLEHRKDDKHQPGEPGMQPDGSYITPEGERLTNDTDKATYLRTAQDWIVSPLLKNTQGLAGVDSIGGYAKQFLVVPDVQRLASMGITLTQLSTALERNNTSVGGGFVNRNGEGLAVRADALVRNADELSNIVVATREGVPITLGQVASVRTGQAIRMGSASENGTEVVVGTAIMRIGENSRTVATAVANRLEEINASLPPDVIVQPVLNRTALVNSTIKTVAKNLGEGAILVIVVLFLLLGNFRAALIAAVIIPVTMMLTGFGMLRAGVSANLMSLGALDFGLIVDGAVIIVENALRRMAEHQHHEGRLLTVKERLDTVASAAREMIKPSVYGQAIIILVYVPLLTLTGVEGKTFVPMALTVIIALVCAFILSLTFVPAAIALWLSKRIEEKEGRIMGWLKARYEPGLDRAMKRPVVTVGAGVGGFVLAILAFMSLGQVFLPQLDEGDLLIQALRIPATSVQQSQAMQVPIEQMMSKQPEVKFVFSKTGTAELASDPMPPNATDMFVILKDRKEWPDPSLKKEELISRIEGQLAKFPGNAYEITQPIQMRFNELIAGVRGDIAVKVFGDDFNSMNATAEKIASVLRRTQGAADVKVEQTTGLPMLDIRVNRDAMARLGVTAQDVQDIVNATLGGQQSGMIFEGDRRFPVVIRLSEDQRADISLLSQVQVPTPGGQFVPLASVADIRVVDGPNQISRENGKRRVVVQANVRGRDVGGVVADAQAAIGKEVRLPPGSYLEWGGQFENLASAQERLQLVIPACFVLILLLLYGALGSVRDAAIVFTGVPLALVGGVLALFLRGMDFSISAAVGFIALSGIAVLNGLVMVSSIQDLMRTGMDRAEAARVGALQRLRPVVMTALVASLGFVPMALGSGAGAEVQKPLATVVIGGLISATLLTLFVLPTLYARYGRTSMVEEDDPEVEVSPAAQPQH, encoded by the coding sequence ATGATCGCCCCAATCGTAACATGGGCGGTTCACAAGCGCTGGCTCGTCCTGCTGCTGACCGCCATAGCCGCTGTGATCGGCGCCGCTGCTCTGTCTCGCCTGCCGATCGACGCGGTGCCGGACATCACTAATAACCAGGTGCAGATCAACGTCCGTGCGCCCGCGCTGTCGCCCGAGTTGGTCGAAAAGCAGGTCGCGTTCCCGATCGAGACCGCACTCGCGGGTATTCCGGGCCTCGAATATAGCCGTTCGCTCAGCCGCAACGGCTTTGCGCAGGTCACTGCCGTCTTCTCCGATCAGACGGATATCTTTTTCGCCCGCCAGCAGGTCGGCGAGCGTCTGACAGGCGTGTCCGAGAACTTGCCCGATGGCGTAACGCCCGAAATGGGCCCGATCGCCACCGGTCTGGGGGAGGTCTATATGTGGACCGTCCGTCTGGAGCATCGCAAGGACGACAAGCATCAACCGGGTGAACCCGGCATGCAGCCCGATGGCAGCTACATCACGCCGGAAGGCGAACGGCTGACCAACGATACCGACAAGGCGACCTACCTGCGTACCGCGCAGGACTGGATCGTTTCGCCGCTGCTGAAGAACACGCAGGGCTTGGCTGGCGTCGATTCGATCGGCGGCTATGCCAAGCAGTTTCTCGTCGTGCCCGACGTCCAGCGCCTGGCTTCGATGGGGATCACGCTGACCCAGCTCAGCACGGCCCTCGAACGTAATAACACCAGCGTCGGTGGCGGCTTCGTCAACCGCAATGGCGAAGGTCTGGCAGTCCGTGCAGACGCTCTTGTCCGCAACGCCGACGAACTTTCCAATATCGTGGTGGCCACCCGGGAAGGTGTACCCATCACTCTTGGGCAAGTCGCGTCCGTTCGTACCGGGCAGGCTATTCGCATGGGGTCGGCATCTGAAAACGGAACCGAGGTCGTCGTCGGCACCGCCATTATGCGGATTGGCGAGAATAGCCGTACCGTCGCGACGGCGGTCGCCAACCGGCTAGAGGAGATCAACGCCTCGCTGCCGCCGGACGTGATCGTGCAGCCGGTGCTGAACCGTACGGCGCTGGTGAATTCCACTATCAAGACGGTTGCCAAGAATCTGGGCGAAGGCGCTATCCTCGTCATCGTGGTGCTGTTCCTGCTGCTCGGCAACTTCCGAGCCGCGCTGATTGCCGCCGTCATCATCCCGGTGACCATGATGCTGACGGGCTTTGGCATGTTGCGTGCCGGCGTGTCAGCGAACCTCATGAGCCTTGGCGCGCTCGACTTTGGCCTCATCGTCGATGGCGCCGTCATCATCGTCGAAAATGCCCTGCGACGCATGGCGGAGCATCAGCATCATGAGGGTCGCCTGCTGACTGTGAAGGAGCGGCTGGACACGGTCGCTTCCGCTGCCCGCGAGATGATTAAGCCATCGGTCTATGGCCAGGCGATCATCATCCTCGTTTATGTGCCGCTGCTCACTCTGACCGGTGTCGAGGGCAAAACCTTCGTACCGATGGCGCTGACCGTCATCATCGCGCTGGTCTGTGCCTTCATCCTTTCCCTGACCTTCGTGCCTGCCGCGATTGCCCTGTGGCTGTCCAAGCGGATCGAGGAGAAGGAAGGGCGGATCATGGGCTGGCTCAAGGCCCGCTACGAACCCGGTCTCGACCGGGCGATGAAGCGGCCTGTCGTCACTGTCGGTGCGGGTGTCGGCGGCTTCGTTCTCGCGATCCTGGCCTTCATGTCGTTGGGACAGGTTTTCCTGCCGCAGCTCGATGAGGGCGACCTATTGATCCAAGCTCTACGTATTCCGGCGACGTCGGTGCAGCAGAGCCAGGCGATGCAGGTGCCGATCGAGCAGATGATGTCGAAGCAGCCGGAGGTGAAGTTCGTCTTCTCCAAGACGGGTACGGCCGAACTGGCATCCGACCCGATGCCGCCCAACGCCACGGACATGTTCGTCATCCTCAAGGATCGGAAGGAATGGCCGGACCCCAGCCTGAAGAAGGAGGAACTCATCTCTCGGATCGAGGGGCAGCTCGCCAAGTTTCCGGGCAACGCCTACGAGATCACCCAGCCGATCCAGATGCGCTTCAACGAGCTCATTGCTGGCGTGCGTGGTGATATCGCGGTCAAGGTCTTCGGAGACGACTTCAACTCGATGAACGCGACGGCGGAGAAGATCGCCAGCGTCCTGCGACGGACGCAGGGGGCGGCTGACGTCAAGGTCGAGCAGACCACGGGCCTTCCGATGCTCGACATCCGCGTCAATCGCGATGCCATGGCCCGCCTCGGCGTTACCGCTCAGGACGTGCAGGACATCGTGAACGCAACGCTGGGGGGCCAGCAGTCGGGCATGATCTTCGAAGGCGACCGCCGTTTCCCGGTGGTGATCCGTCTTTCCGAAGATCAGCGCGCCGATATATCGCTGCTGAGCCAGGTTCAGGTGCCGACGCCGGGTGGGCAGTTTGTGCCGCTGGCCAGCGTGGCGGATATCCGCGTCGTCGACGGTCCAAACCAGATCAGTCGTGAAAATGGCAAGCGTCGCGTTGTCGTCCAGGCAAACGTGCGTGGCCGTGACGTCGGCGGCGTGGTCGCAGATGCGCAGGCTGCCATTGGTAAGGAAGTGCGTCTTCCGCCTGGCAGCTATCTCGAATGGGGTGGCCAGTTCGAGAATCTGGCATCGGCCCAGGAACGGTTGCAACTGGTGATCCCGGCTTGCTTCGTTCTGATCCTGCTGCTCCTCTATGGCGCGTTAGGGTCGGTCCGTGATGCAGCCATCGTGTTCACTGGCGTTCCTCTCGCCTTGGTGGGCGGCGTGCTGGCCCTCTTCCTGCGGGGCATGGATTTCTCCATCTCCGCAGCGGTCGGTTTCATCGCGCTGTCCGGTATCGCGGTCCTGAACGGCCTCGTCATGGTGTCCTCCATTCAGGATCTCATGCGAACCGGCATGGACCGGGCCGAAGCCGCTCGGGTGGGCGCGCTTCAGCGTCTGAGGCCGGTGGTCATGACGGCGCTGGTTGCAAGCCTTGGCTTCGTGCCGATGGCCCTGGGCAGTGGCGCTGGCGCCGAAGTCCAGAAGCCGCTGGCGACGGTCGTAATCGGCGGCCTGATCTCTGCGACGCTCCTGACCCTGTTCGTCCTGCCGACGCTCTACGCGCGATACGGCCGCACCAGCATGGTCGAGGAGGACGATCCAGAGGTCGAGGTCTCCCCGGCTGCTCAACCGCAGCACTGA
- a CDS encoding efflux RND transporter periplasmic adaptor subunit — protein sequence MTSKKIIYAALPLSLMLALAACGSGAEENPTNDAAPAAEAKAGEKAEEGKITLSADQIASAGIQTARPMMGGSGTIELPATIDGDPQGTQVVSAAIGGRVVSLTRNLGQSIGRGQTLAVIESREAASLNAETEAARARLSLANSNLAREQRLFSQRVSPEQDLIAARTAATEASIALRLAQQQVSAAGTGGGGLNRIGIVAPMSGQVIGRSVVLGQTVAADAELFRVANLSSVSLSLNLQPQDAGRVRPGATVNIKAAGRQATAKVTFVSPALDTNTRLVPVIATLDNRDGLWRVGEPVTASVALTGSGGDGAIRVPLTAVQTEEGRSVVFVRTKAGFQATAVQLGDSAGDSVIIKSGLKGTEEIATVNSFTLKAELGKSEAAED from the coding sequence ATGACATCTAAGAAGATCATCTACGCCGCCTTGCCCCTGTCCCTGATGCTGGCGCTCGCAGCTTGCGGAAGCGGTGCCGAGGAGAACCCGACCAACGACGCGGCGCCCGCTGCTGAAGCAAAGGCAGGGGAGAAAGCCGAAGAGGGCAAGATCACGCTCTCGGCCGATCAGATCGCATCGGCTGGCATTCAGACGGCGCGCCCGATGATGGGCGGCTCGGGCACGATCGAACTCCCCGCTACCATCGACGGTGATCCGCAAGGCACGCAGGTCGTATCCGCTGCGATCGGCGGCAGGGTCGTATCGCTCACCCGCAACCTTGGACAGTCGATCGGTCGCGGCCAGACGCTGGCCGTGATCGAAAGCCGCGAGGCAGCTTCTCTCAACGCTGAGACCGAAGCGGCACGCGCCCGGCTATCTCTGGCAAACAGCAATCTCGCCCGCGAGCAGCGCCTGTTCTCTCAGCGGGTCTCGCCTGAGCAGGATCTCATCGCTGCCCGCACCGCAGCGACCGAGGCCAGCATCGCCCTTCGTCTGGCGCAGCAGCAGGTTTCCGCCGCGGGCACGGGTGGCGGCGGCCTCAATCGCATCGGGATCGTGGCGCCCATGTCCGGTCAGGTCATCGGCCGCAGCGTCGTGCTGGGGCAGACGGTCGCGGCGGACGCTGAACTGTTCCGGGTTGCCAACCTGTCCAGCGTGTCACTCTCTCTCAACTTGCAGCCGCAGGATGCGGGCCGGGTGCGTCCGGGCGCAACGGTGAACATCAAGGCAGCCGGTCGACAGGCGACCGCGAAGGTGACGTTCGTGTCGCCGGCGCTCGATACCAATACGCGACTCGTTCCCGTCATCGCGACCCTCGATAATCGGGATGGCCTCTGGCGCGTCGGGGAGCCGGTCACGGCATCGGTCGCGCTCACCGGCAGTGGCGGCGATGGGGCCATCCGTGTGCCGCTGACTGCCGTGCAGACGGAAGAGGGCAGGTCGGTCGTGTTCGTCCGGACCAAGGCCGGGTTCCAAGCGACCGCCGTCCAACTGGGCGACAGTGCTGGCGACAGCGTGATCATCAAGTCGGGCCTGAAGGGCACTGAGGAGATCGCCACCGTCAACAGCTTCACGCTCAAGGCCGAACTCGGCAAGAGCGAAGCCGCGGAGGACTGA
- a CDS encoding TolC family protein, translated as MFRSIAALLAAVSCVAVAQAQEMPAAVAGASPYTLDQAVAAAGGSAPAAEAAQANVEAARAARTVAGLRPNPTVQTQVENIAGSGPYRGVGSAESTVSMAVPIELGGKRSARIAVANAQTDKALLVSAITQADIRLQVTQLYIEAAAAERRVQTARDQARIAGDAANAASVRVKAGRASPIEEQRANVAKINADAELVRTIRLAQASRANLERRIGQPMGGPLDTAWLERLPHGYGPEVPPSAAGTLALAAADADLAVADANVRLANSQRVPNLEAGPGLRRLSATNDTALIFTVTMPIPIFNSGKAAVAQARAQRNQVEAQKRMTALDVEQAITDAQTSASNAAVTAQTATGPALEAAQEAARIARIGYREGKFGQLDLLDAERTLAQTRLAAIDALASYQNARAQLERLTAPAPEQGN; from the coding sequence ATGTTCCGATCCATTGCAGCCTTATTGGCTGCCGTGTCCTGCGTCGCTGTGGCGCAGGCACAGGAGATGCCCGCTGCGGTAGCGGGGGCATCACCCTATACGCTTGATCAGGCGGTTGCCGCCGCTGGTGGCAGCGCCCCGGCGGCTGAAGCCGCGCAGGCCAATGTCGAAGCGGCCCGCGCCGCACGTACCGTCGCTGGTCTTCGTCCCAATCCCACCGTGCAGACGCAGGTGGAGAATATCGCAGGAAGCGGACCGTATCGCGGCGTTGGTAGCGCCGAGTCGACGGTCAGCATGGCTGTTCCCATAGAACTGGGTGGCAAGCGGTCCGCACGCATCGCGGTCGCTAATGCCCAGACCGACAAGGCGCTGCTAGTCTCGGCGATCACGCAGGCAGACATCAGGCTGCAGGTCACGCAGCTGTATATCGAAGCGGCTGCTGCCGAACGGCGTGTCCAGACGGCGCGCGATCAGGCGCGCATAGCCGGCGACGCCGCGAACGCTGCGAGTGTACGGGTAAAGGCCGGGCGGGCCTCTCCAATCGAGGAGCAGCGCGCCAATGTCGCGAAGATCAACGCCGATGCCGAACTGGTTCGGACTATCCGCCTGGCTCAGGCCAGCCGCGCCAATCTCGAGCGTCGGATTGGGCAGCCGATGGGCGGACCGCTCGATACGGCATGGTTGGAGCGCTTGCCACATGGCTATGGTCCCGAAGTCCCACCGAGCGCGGCAGGTACTCTGGCCCTGGCGGCCGCAGATGCGGACCTTGCCGTAGCTGATGCCAATGTTCGACTCGCCAATTCTCAACGAGTCCCCAATCTCGAGGCAGGCCCTGGTTTACGCAGGCTGTCAGCCACCAATGATACGGCCCTGATCTTCACGGTCACGATGCCTATCCCGATCTTCAATTCGGGCAAGGCGGCTGTCGCGCAGGCTCGCGCGCAGCGCAATCAGGTGGAAGCCCAGAAGCGGATGACAGCGCTCGATGTCGAGCAGGCCATCACCGACGCGCAGACATCGGCATCGAATGCCGCAGTCACTGCACAGACGGCTACTGGTCCTGCCCTTGAGGCGGCCCAGGAAGCGGCCCGCATCGCGCGCATCGGCTATCGCGAAGGCAAGTTCGGCCAGCTCGACCTGCTCGATGCAGAACGCACGCTTGCTCAGACGCGCCTCGCCGCCATCGACGCACTTGCCTCTTATCAGAATGCCCGCGCGCAACTGGAGCGCCTGACAGCGCCCGCGCCGGAACAGGGGAACTGA